Below is a window of Anaeromicrobium sediminis DNA.
AACTTGTCTATACAAGTATGTCAACTTTTTTCGACATAATTTTTAAACTTTTTTATTTTTTCTTGGAAGCCAGTTAAATACTACTCTCCATTAATATCAGATCCTTTATTCTATTTAAAGTTCCCTAAAATTACTAATTATATATAGACATACCACTTTCAAGCTCAATCAACTCTAGCTACTTACAAGGGAATATGAATGAAAAATTTTTATAAGATGGAACATCAGAACATCTTCTGGTGTAAACAATTGTGAACCTTCTACTGTGAATATACTATTCACACTCTATAGTCTAATAGTGACTTACCTTCTAAACGTTTTTATTTATATGACCGAAGTAAGTTCATATACATTTAGATTGGACATGGTTAATCTATAGATATACCAATTTTTATTTAAAACAAAAAAATACTCCTATGCAGGTTCCTGCTTTAGGAGTAATATTCCAATTAATTTATTTTATATTTTATTTACGCCTATTTAACTCTTGTCATTCTCACTACTCTCTCTTTTTTTATCTTAACTGGTTTCCACTTCTTCTTAGAATATTTCATGTACCCCTTATAATATCCCCTTTCTAAAGCAATAAAATCAAATTGGAATTTATATCCATTTCTGAGAGTCACCCTGTATAAATACCTTTTTCCTTTATGGTATGGATCTCTGTGATAGTCCATCTCCTCAGGGTAGTCTAAATTATCATAATTCATGTAATCTGCTTCATAAGGATTATAATTGTCGTATTCCGTTTCGTAATAATAGTCATCATAATACATAAAAAAACCTCCTTCCAATACTAGTTTATTTATACAAAGGGTACCTTGTTACATAAAATAAAAAATTTTATACAAAAAAGAGACATAAAAAAATGCCTCTTTTAATAAAATTATATATTAACCCAATATATGCTTCCCTTATTATTTCTTTGTAAAAATCCATATTCTATTAAATATCTTCTTACAGTCACATAATCATCGTATACACATTTAATAATGTTGTTTACTTCCATTTCATTATATTTAGTATTACACTTAAACTGACTTGCCATATGAAAAAGTATTACAATCTTGTCTTTTTCTTTTCTAGGAAGGACTTTTAAAGTCCCATCCTTATTTAGAAATTTTCCTAATACCTGACTCTCATGTTCCTTCGTAATGGCATATCTTTCGTCTAGCATTTTAGCCCCTTTGTGGATAGGCATTATGATTTCTTCTTCTTTCTGTCTTTCTTCAACCATATTCATTATAGTTAATAATACTTTAGCTTGTTTCTGTTTTTCCTTTAATCTAAACCTATGGTTTCTTACAGTAGATTTGGCAATACCTTCATTCTTAGAAACTTCTTCATCATCACTTCCCATATAGAAATCCTCTAACAATTTAGACTGTATTTCAGATAATCCCGTATATTTTTTATCCATATTTATTAACACATGAAACATGGAATTATGAGCATCCTTAATATGTTCTTTAGTGGCCTTTTTAGCATTATAAAATACATTTCCTTTAGGATATATAACATCTTCATGAAAGAATTTCCCGCAGACTAAACATATATATTTTCCATCTCTTTTCACATATCCATCCTTTAACTCATTTGTGGATGCCTTCCAAAAAAGCTCTGATACATCCTTGATAGAATAAAAGTTTTCATCTTGATTAATATCCTCTTCCATAGTTTCAACATGAGTTTCTTCTTTTACTGTCTTTCTAACTTTTTTTTTATGATATCCTCTATCTCCATAGGGTTGTAATTTTTCTAATAATTCTTCCTCTAGATTCTTTGCTCTTTTTTGTAATTCTATTTGAGCATTGAGAAAATCATCATTTATTTCAAAATAGTTCTTTTCTTCTTTTGTTCTTTTAATCTCTTCTATTATTTCAAATGTAAATTTATCTTCTCCAAATTCTTTATATTCCCTTTGTAGTTCCTTATTCATGTGACTTCCACTTCTAAGTTGCATCTTTGCACTGTTTGTCTTAGAGAGAATATCATTACTGCTATCTATGAATATTTTCCCATTCTCCATATTCTTAATAGCATATACGCCTACTGGTCTTTCTAATATATTCTTTACATAAGCTCTAGCAGCTTCTTCTTTTCTAGCCTTTTTATTTATTTTATCCATGTTTCCACCTCGTTGTTTGCGAATTTGTAAACATTATTATTATTTGTTTGTGTTTTTATTATATATTATTCTTTTTTATAAATCAATATGCAATTTTGTTTTTATTTTTACAAACACCATCTCATTTTGTTTGCTTTTGATTTAAATTATAAAAATAAGAGCATAAACTATGCTCTTATTTTTATTCCACATTTACTTTTATATCCTCTTTTATTTCATCACCAGGAGATAGTATGACCACATCTCCATCTTTTAATCCCTTTACAATTTCTATATTATCTTCACCCTTTAAACCTAATTCTACTTCCCTTAATTTCGCCTTATTATTTTCAACTACAAATACATAATCACTATCCTTATATTTAAAGACGCTATTCTTAGATAGGACAAGTACATCTTCTTTCATATCTTCTATTAATTTTATATCAACTTCATAATCAGCCATTAATTTTGATGTATCCCCATTAATATCAATCTCCATCTTCACCCTTTTTTGATCTATTCCTAAATCAGATACTTTCGTAAAGGCCTTTGGATAGATTTTACTTATGGTACCATCAAAATCTACACCTAAATCTTCATCCTCTATTAAAACTTCTCCACCAGTTTTTAATTTAATCACATCTTCTGCTAATACATCTACTTCCATATAGTATTTATCCGTATTTCCCATCTCAAACAGGATAGTGCCCTCTGTTACATATTGATTTTCCTTTACTAGTACATCTAGTATTTTTCCACTTTTATCTGCATATATAGTCCCATCACTCTCTTTATTTTTGAGTTTTTCAAGTTCATATTTCAACTCATTTATTTGACTTTCATAGGAATTAGTTACTTCCTGGGAAATATACTTTTTTAACTCTTCTTTACTGCTCTCTAAAAGATTTTCTGCTATGGTATATTCATTTAGTGCTCTCTTATATTCGTCTAGGGATACAACCCTTTGTTCATATAATTTCTTAGTAGAATCTAATTTTCTTTTGGCCTCGTCATAGTTGGCCTTATTTTTATCTACTGTAAGCTCTGCTTGTTTCTTATTAGTTCCATATTGGGATTTTAATAAATTTATTTTTTCATTAATCCCCTTCATAGTCAAACTATTATCTTTCGTATCTATTTGGGCTAGTAAAAGACTTTCATCTATTAGGTTCCCCTCTTTCACATAGATCTTTGATAGGGTTCCACTTATTTTAGAATATATGTTTTCTTGTTCTAGAGCCTTTATTGTTCCCGTCTCTTCAATATATTTAACCACATTCCCTTTATTCACCTTAGATACTTTTACATCTACTTCTTTATTCATTGTTAAAAATATGCTTCCCATTATACCAATTGCTACAATACCTATAATTAGCTTTTTACTTATCTTCATCATAATTCCCCTCCTAGGAAACTCTAGTTTTCAACGCTTCCATCAAATCTAATTTATTGATTTTCTTCAAGGTAAATATCAGTGAAATGACTATAAATATAATGGTTGTTCCCATGGTTATAAGATGTATCTTTCCACTCACATAAGGATTCATAGTATACAATTCCGTATTAAAAGATGCGACTACACCCTCTACCATTTTTATGCCAAGGGGAATGCCTATTGTTATCCCCAGGATAGTCATTATGATAGTTTCTTTTAATATCATTTTAAATATATCAGTCTTGGTAAATCCTAGTATTTGTAGGGTTGAAAACTCCCTGGTCCTCTCAGATATGTTCATTATGGTCGCATTGTATATTATTCCAAAACCTAGTATTCCGGCAAACACTACTAGTGTCCCCACTGATGATAAGGTTAATTTCATAAACTTCTTTGTGGTATCTATCAAGTCTTGAATCGATTCTACAGAGTTGACTTTCTTACCATCTTCTATTTCTTCCTTTATGGGTACATCAGTTTTTACATAGGCTCCTGTAACCATATTTTTATCTACTAGGATACGTTCCATTTCACTTATGTCCATATAAGCATTTATACCTAATCCCTGTTTAATTATTTGTCTTACCTCTATTTCCACATCGTCCTTATAAGGTATAAAATTCTTAACCAGTACCTTGTCACCTATACTTACATTTAAGTATGAAGCTAAGTTTTCCGATAAAACTATTCCATCCCTAGGTAAATGAGTTTTTACCTGTTCTAAAGTCTCAAAGTTATAAAATTTAGTATTATATTTTACTCCAATAATATTTACTACTTTAGATTTCCATCCATTTTCTATTTCAAAGGGATATTCTATTTTTCCCTCTATAATATCTGCTTCTATAATATTATTTAAATCTACTATGGCCCTCTTATTCAGTGGCTCTGTAAAATTTATATTGTAATCCATCCTTTGAAATCCACCATAATGATCAACAAACATACTATTAAATAAACTCAACTGATAAAAAGGAAATAAGGTTACCATATAGGTTATAGCTACTCCCATAGTCACTGTAAGAAATCTCTTTTTATTTCTAAATATATTCCTTACAACTACCTTCCATGAGAAACTTAATTTACTCCAAAATAAGGTTACCCTTTCTAGCAAGATTCTCTTTCCAACCTTTGGAGCCTCTGGTCTCATGGCTTCTGATGGCAGGATTTTTATAGCCTTTCTTGCTCCCATAAGTCCAGCCCCTATAGTTACCCCACTAGTTAGGAAAAATCCTAATACTATATATCTATAATAAACATTAGATGTGAGTAGTGGTAAATTAAAATAGGCTGTATACATGTTAGTGAGAGCCCCTGCCAACATTAACCCTGCCACAGAACCTATAATGGATGCCACTGCCCCTATAATAAAAGCGTACTTTGTATAGTGGATTAATACATCATAATTTGAAAATCCCATACTTTTTAGTATTCCTATGGTCATCCTATCTTGTGCCACCATTCTACCGATTATTACACTTATTATTAAAGCTGATATTCCTAAGAATATTACAGGTACCGTATTAGAAGTCTTTTTCAATTGTTTTATTTCATCAGATACCATCTTATGGCTAAGCTGATTTTTTCTCTCTGTTATTCTTTTAAGACCAAATTTGTCTAATTTATCTTCTAAAATATCCTTGATTATATCCATATCCTTTTCATCTTTTATCTTTATTAGTAAACTATTGTATTGATTATTATATCCAATACTGTTTTGCAGAAAATCCTCTTTACAAAAGACTACTCCAAATTTACCTTCAGGTGGTAGCAAACTCTGCTCATTTTCCATTAAATATATATATTCTGGACTATAGGCTATACCACTTACTTTTAAGGTATAACCCTTACCACCAAGCTGAACCTTTAGATCATCTCCTAATTTTATATTTCTATCCTTAGCAAATTTGTCTAATACTATAACTTCCCTTTCAGCTTCTATAAATCTACCCTCTGTTAAATATACTTTGTTTAAGCTTTTATTTTCATCTATGGTAACTAGCCTTATGTTGGCATTCTTCTCATTTCTTTCAACTTTAAGTGGTACTTCCTTTATTATCCGTCCCTCAATTTTGTCTATACCATTAATCTTTTCTAGATCTTTTATTTTGTTTTCTGGAATCTTCACTATATCCACAAACATGTGGGGAAAGTTTGTTTCCTCATAATATTCATTCAAAGTATTGCTAAGATTTATGGCTGTGGAATTTAATGCTGTATATAAAATTATTCCTACTAAAATAACACAACAAGTGGCAATTACTTGGCCTTTCATTTCCTTCATGAATCGAAATAATCTCAAGTCTAGTTTTTTCATTACCACTCAATCCCTTCTACAGAATCTGGATTTTCATTAACTATCACATCTGTAATCTTGCCACTTCTCATCTTCACTACCCTATGGGCTATTTTACTAATGGCAGAGTTATGGGTTATTACTATTATGGTCTTTTTATATTCTCTATTTATCTTCTTTAAAAGATCTAATATACTAATTCCCGTCTTATAGTCTAGAGCTCCTGTTGGCTCATCACAAAGAAGTATGGTTGGATTCTTAGCAACGGCTCTTGCTATGGCCACCCTTTGCTGTTCTCCTCCACTTAGTTGAGATGGAAAATGACCCTTTCTCTCACTCAAGCCTACACCGTCTAGAATTTCATCTATATCTAGGGGATTTTCACATATTTCTGTGGCTAGTTCCACATTCTCCTTAGCTGTTAAATTAGCCAACAAATTATAAAATTGAAAGACAAATCCTATTTCGTCCTTCCTATATAGGGTTAACTCCTTATGATTATAGGAAGTTATTTCCTTTCCACTAACTTTTATCTCTCCCTTAGTAGGTTTATCCATTCCTCCAATTATATTTAAAAGAGTACTTTTTCCAGATCCACTAGGCCCCAATATAACTACAAATTCCCCTTCATTCACATGGAAATTAGCTTCTTTTAGGGCATCTACCTTTATTTCTCCCATTTCATATTGTTTGTGTAAATTTGAAACTTCTATTATTCTTCTTTCATCCAAATCGGGCACCCCCTTATAAACTACATATAACTCCTATTTACCTATTCCATTTTTAAGAAAATCTATTAATACATCTGATAAGTACTCTAGCTTTTCCACATTATCCAACTCCACATTATTTATGATATATTGGCTAAGGGATTCATTTAAGCCACTTATCATGCAGGATATCAATTCCAAATCTATATCCTCTCTTATGCTTCCATTTTCAATACCCTGCCGTAAAAATTTGAACATAAAATCATTGCTCATACCTTTATATTCTTTATATATACGTTCCATTAATTCTGGGTCCTTTAAAAAATCATAGGCAACTTTATAGTAAATAGGATTATTAACTGCAAACTCACATCCCCTTATATACAATCTTTTAAGGAAAATGAAAAAATCTAGCTCATTACTTTTCTCCATAACAGGCATCAAATATTTTATCTTTTCCTGGGAAATTATGTCCATAATATGCTTATATATGTCGTATTTATCTTCAAAATATTGATAAAAGCTACCCTTTGATATTTTAGCTTCCTTAACTATATTGTTTATGCTAGCTTCATTAAATTTATTTTTGTAAAATTCATTAAAGGCAGCCTTTTCTATTCTATTTCTCTTTTCCTCTTCTATATTAAAGAAAGTGCTCTTTGGCATTTTATACCTCCCACTTATGACCATCAAGTCATATGACCTTGTGGTCATAGTATATTCCCAAGAAGTTATTTTGTCAATAATTTTTGCAAAATTTTCAATAAATCGTATTGACTTTATTTTCTATAGTATGCTAGGAACTATGCATACAAATATATGGCCGAATTCGTATCAGGAGTAAATTTATTTACAGATATATTAAATCTAATAGTATTAGGGGCAGGAGGATATTTTGTAAGTACTGGAGAAATTGGCATGCCTGATTTAGTGGCCTATTTACTTTATATAGTCTACTTTATTCAACCAATTAAAAAACTTACTAACTTTATTGAACAGTATCAAGCTGGTATGGCTGGATTTGAAAGATTCGTAGAGATTATGGATATAAAACCTGAAAGGGAAGACTCTAAATATGCTAAAGATTTAGAAAATGTATCTGGAGATATTGCCTTTAAAAATGTTAGTTTTAATTATTCTGATAAAGAAAAAGTTTTATCTAATATTTCCTTAAAAATAAAAAGTGGTGAAACACTGGCTTTAGTAGGGCCTTCTGGTGGAGGTAAAACTACACTCTGTCACTTACTTCCTCATTTCTATGAAATAAACCATGGAGATATAACTATAGATCATAAGAACTTAAATGATATAACCTTAAAATCTCTAAGACAAAACATTGGTATGGTACAGCAGGATATATTCCTATTCTCAGGTACTATTAGGGACAATATTTTATATTGTAAAGGTGACGCTAAAGAAGAAGATATTATAGCAGCTGCTAAAAGTGCTAACATCCATGATTTTATCATGTCCTTACCTAATCAGTATGATACTTACGTGGGAGAACGTGGAGTTAAACTATCTGGGGGGCAAAAGCAAAGAATCTCCATAGCTAGAGTATTCTTGAAAAATCCTCCAATACTAATACTAGATGAAGCCACATCTGCCCTAGATAATGAAAGTGAAGCAATCATTCAAGCTTCCCTTGAAAAATTATCTAAAGGTAGAACTACCATAGTAGTGGCCCATAGATTATCTACTATTAAAAATGCAGATAACATAGTAGTATTAACACCAAAGGGTATTGAAGAAGAAGGAACTCATGATACATTAATGAAAAATAATCACATATACACAAAATTATATAATGCTCAATTCAAAGGTTATATGCCAGATACAGTTTAAGGAGAGATTTAATCTCTCCTTTTTTTACTTACTAGGAAATTATTTTAATAACTCACATATGGTTGAATATGTCATATTCGGTACATTTTCAAAAGTATATTTCATGTGAACCCTTTCTGTTATCATGTGCCCATCCTTTCCGAATGTTCCTATATTAACAACAGGTACATTAATTTCCAATACTTCATTTACATCATAGAAATATTTAGTTTTCCAGGAAGGCATGTTCTTTCCTAGGGTCTCAATAGTTTCCACATCATCACTTAGTGCCATGAAACTAGAGTCTGAAATGTATGGATAGAACATTCTAACCTTAATAGGATTTTCACAATGTTCTTGCACTTTTTTAATAGAGTTATTTACTGAGTCTAAAAGCTCTCTTTCCTTTTCTGTCTTTCCAGTCATTTCAATCCTAGCAGAAAATACAGATCCAAAGAATACAATTATGGAAGGGGACTTATCACTACTCCACTTCCAGGCTTCTTCTATTACTTTCACACTAAAAATTCTCAAATCTAGGGTTGGTTCCTTTTCATTTAACTCTTTTGCAAAATCAAATATGTGCTTTCTAAACTTTTCTCCATGGTCTTTTTCTAATTCATCATAAAACTCTTCCCATGTTTTAACCCTAGTCTTCCAGGGCAACTCTCTATACTCAATATTACTCATATGACAGTATTTTTTATAGGATTCATTTGTGTATTTAATCACATTATCAAAGGCCTCTACTGCCTTTTCCCTACATACCTTTATTACATCAGCAGGAGACATGGAGTGAGTAAAGAAATTATAGTAAGCATAAGCTGCCAGAGCCGTTTGTACCGTATACCCTTCCTTAAAATCTGACTGCTTAAGGGACATGGGGGGAATTGTAATCTCTCCTTGTGCTTCATCACAAAGATCCGTATTTAATTCTATTAGTCTTGTAAGTTCAGCCACAATTAAGTTTGGATCAAGGGCACTATATGCTTGACCAACGTGTGCTTCCTTACCTACCACATAAAAGGACGGTAATAGCTTTCCTATACTTCCAAAATACACATATCTATTAACATCACCTATATTGTATCCCGTTGAATAATCTGCATTTATACATGCTATATATTCAAAACCTTCCTTTTCTTTTAACATTTTGAATTCCTTAAGACCTGTTAGTACACCATGGGAGCCATCTTCCTCATCACATTCTGCATAGGCTATAATATTCCCGTTAAGCTCCTCTGGATGCTCTGAAAAATATTTAATTAAATGCATATGACCTGCCACGCCTGATTTCATATCTAGAGCCCCACGACCAAACATATATTCACCAGATAATATATCCTCTCTCACTTCTTCACTTATATCCATATTCATAAGTAATTCAGGTAATTTGTCTGGTGAAAAGGCATATTCCTTTATATGTCCAAAATCATCTACTCCTACTGTATCTATATGACCTAAAAGTATGATAGTTCTATTTGAATTTCCCTTTGTTCCTTTCACATAAGCGTATGTACTATGTCTATCCACAAAATCATCTACAGTTTTAAGCATCTTCACTCTATCTGGATACTTCTTGAAATAATCTAATTCTGTATAATATTCATAGATTTTCCTGGCACAATTTGTCTCTCCACCTAGTGACCTTACAATACTAGGTGTGGATACTAGATCCTTAGTTATATTTTTTACTTCCTCAAAACAATTCATATACATGACAACCCCTCCTAATTAATCTTATTAAGTTGTACACTTTATTATGTTTCAATTATTGTGACCTAGGATTTAACACAAAAAAAGAAGAGAATAATTCCCTTCTTTGGTTTGAACAAATATATAGTAACCTTAATTATTTTTTAAATACTCTTCAAAGACTTCCCATACTTCATTTTTTTCAAAGCCCTTCCTCCAGGCACAAATACCTGCTATGTCATACTTTTCAGCTAAGTTTACCTTTTCTTCTATAGACTTCTTATCTTCTATCCATATTTTATATGTCTTATTACCTTCCACATATTCTGTATAATACTGGGCCACATCTTCACTCCACACAGGTTCTAATTCCCTGGAATCTACTATATTCTCAAGTTTACTCATGGTTATGGCCTTAGAAGATATCTTTATCTTTTTACCTAGTTTTTCCTCTGTCCATACTCTCATGTAAAAGGGAATTCCTAGGACTAGTTTTTCTTTAGGTATTACCTTAAGGCTTCTCTTAATTCCCCTTTCTACCCATCCAATAGATGCTACAGAACCACTATTTGGACTAGATGCCCAGTGTTCATCATAGGCCATTAGCATGAAATAATCCAAATGTTTAGACAGTTCCTTCCTATTATACACTAGGGACCACTGTTTACTTCCCCCTGGAACGGTCACATCCATAGATAGAATTAATCCACCCTTTTCTGTATAATGGCGAAGTCTCTCAACAAAACTAGTTAATTTACCACTATCTTCATAAAATATATTTTCAAAATCTATATTAATACCATCTAAGTCATACATTTCACTAAATAGTATTAATTGAGCTATTACCTTATCTTGTACTTGTTCATCATTTAATATGGCCCTAGTTAATCTTGGATTAAAGCTGTTTGTAACTAACCCCCATATATTATATCCTTTTTCCTTAGCATCCTTCATGTATTTATAGTCTCCACTATTTACTACA
It encodes the following:
- a CDS encoding DUF2087 domain-containing protein; the encoded protein is MDKINKKARKEEAARAYVKNILERPVGVYAIKNMENGKIFIDSSNDILSKTNSAKMQLRSGSHMNKELQREYKEFGEDKFTFEIIEEIKRTKEEKNYFEINDDFLNAQIELQKRAKNLEEELLEKLQPYGDRGYHKKKVRKTVKEETHVETMEEDINQDENFYSIKDVSELFWKASTNELKDGYVKRDGKYICLVCGKFFHEDVIYPKGNVFYNAKKATKEHIKDAHNSMFHVLINMDKKYTGLSEIQSKLLEDFYMGSDDEEVSKNEGIAKSTVRNHRFRLKEKQKQAKVLLTIMNMVEERQKEEEIIMPIHKGAKMLDERYAITKEHESQVLGKFLNKDGTLKVLPRKEKDKIVILFHMASQFKCNTKYNEMEVNNIIKCVYDDYVTVRRYLIEYGFLQRNNKGSIYWVNI
- a CDS encoding efflux RND transporter periplasmic adaptor subunit, with protein sequence MMKISKKLIIGIVAIGIMGSIFLTMNKEVDVKVSKVNKGNVVKYIEETGTIKALEQENIYSKISGTLSKIYVKEGNLIDESLLLAQIDTKDNSLTMKGINEKINLLKSQYGTNKKQAELTVDKNKANYDEAKRKLDSTKKLYEQRVVSLDEYKRALNEYTIAENLLESSKEELKKYISQEVTNSYESQINELKYELEKLKNKESDGTIYADKSGKILDVLVKENQYVTEGTILFEMGNTDKYYMEVDVLAEDVIKLKTGGEVLIEDEDLGVDFDGTISKIYPKAFTKVSDLGIDQKRVKMEIDINGDTSKLMADYEVDIKLIEDMKEDVLVLSKNSVFKYKDSDYVFVVENNKAKLREVELGLKGEDNIEIVKGLKDGDVVILSPGDEIKEDIKVNVE
- a CDS encoding ABC transporter permease — its product is MKKLDLRLFRFMKEMKGQVIATCCVILVGIILYTALNSTAINLSNTLNEYYEETNFPHMFVDIVKIPENKIKDLEKINGIDKIEGRIIKEVPLKVERNEKNANIRLVTIDENKSLNKVYLTEGRFIEAEREVIVLDKFAKDRNIKLGDDLKVQLGGKGYTLKVSGIAYSPEYIYLMENEQSLLPPEGKFGVVFCKEDFLQNSIGYNNQYNSLLIKIKDEKDMDIIKDILEDKLDKFGLKRITERKNQLSHKMVSDEIKQLKKTSNTVPVIFLGISALIISVIIGRMVAQDRMTIGILKSMGFSNYDVLIHYTKYAFIIGAVASIIGSVAGLMLAGALTNMYTAYFNLPLLTSNVYYRYIVLGFFLTSGVTIGAGLMGARKAIKILPSEAMRPEAPKVGKRILLERVTLFWSKLSFSWKVVVRNIFRNKKRFLTVTMGVAITYMVTLFPFYQLSLFNSMFVDHYGGFQRMDYNINFTEPLNKRAIVDLNNIIEADIIEGKIEYPFEIENGWKSKVVNIIGVKYNTKFYNFETLEQVKTHLPRDGIVLSENLASYLNVSIGDKVLVKNFIPYKDDVEIEVRQIIKQGLGINAYMDISEMERILVDKNMVTGAYVKTDVPIKEEIEDGKKVNSVESIQDLIDTTKKFMKLTLSSVGTLVVFAGILGFGIIYNATIMNISERTREFSTLQILGFTKTDIFKMILKETIIMTILGITIGIPLGIKMVEGVVASFNTELYTMNPYVSGKIHLITMGTTIIFIVISLIFTLKKINKLDLMEALKTRVS
- a CDS encoding ABC transporter ATP-binding protein, producing the protein MGEIKVDALKEANFHVNEGEFVVILGPSGSGKSTLLNIIGGMDKPTKGEIKVSGKEITSYNHKELTLYRKDEIGFVFQFYNLLANLTAKENVELATEICENPLDIDEILDGVGLSERKGHFPSQLSGGEQQRVAIARAVAKNPTILLCDEPTGALDYKTGISILDLLKKINREYKKTIIVITHNSAISKIAHRVVKMRSGKITDVIVNENPDSVEGIEW
- a CDS encoding TetR/AcrR family transcriptional regulator — translated: MPKSTFFNIEEEKRNRIEKAAFNEFYKNKFNEASINNIVKEAKISKGSFYQYFEDKYDIYKHIMDIISQEKIKYLMPVMEKSNELDFFIFLKRLYIRGCEFAVNNPIYYKVAYDFLKDPELMERIYKEYKGMSNDFMFKFLRQGIENGSIREDIDLELISCMISGLNESLSQYIINNVELDNVEKLEYLSDVLIDFLKNGIGK
- a CDS encoding ABC transporter ATP-binding protein, whose translation is MAEFVSGVNLFTDILNLIVLGAGGYFVSTGEIGMPDLVAYLLYIVYFIQPIKKLTNFIEQYQAGMAGFERFVEIMDIKPEREDSKYAKDLENVSGDIAFKNVSFNYSDKEKVLSNISLKIKSGETLALVGPSGGGKTTLCHLLPHFYEINHGDITIDHKNLNDITLKSLRQNIGMVQQDIFLFSGTIRDNILYCKGDAKEEDIIAAAKSANIHDFIMSLPNQYDTYVGERGVKLSGGQKQRISIARVFLKNPPILILDEATSALDNESEAIIQASLEKLSKGRTTIVVAHRLSTIKNADNIVVLTPKGIEEEGTHDTLMKNNHIYTKLYNAQFKGYMPDTV
- a CDS encoding M20/M25/M40 family metallo-hydrolase, which produces MYMNCFEEVKNITKDLVSTPSIVRSLGGETNCARKIYEYYTELDYFKKYPDRVKMLKTVDDFVDRHSTYAYVKGTKGNSNRTIILLGHIDTVGVDDFGHIKEYAFSPDKLPELLMNMDISEEVREDILSGEYMFGRGALDMKSGVAGHMHLIKYFSEHPEELNGNIIAYAECDEEDGSHGVLTGLKEFKMLKEKEGFEYIACINADYSTGYNIGDVNRYVYFGSIGKLLPSFYVVGKEAHVGQAYSALDPNLIVAELTRLIELNTDLCDEAQGEITIPPMSLKQSDFKEGYTVQTALAAYAYYNFFTHSMSPADVIKVCREKAVEAFDNVIKYTNESYKKYCHMSNIEYRELPWKTRVKTWEEFYDELEKDHGEKFRKHIFDFAKELNEKEPTLDLRIFSVKVIEEAWKWSSDKSPSIIVFFGSVFSARIEMTGKTEKERELLDSVNNSIKKVQEHCENPIKVRMFYPYISDSSFMALSDDVETIETLGKNMPSWKTKYFYDVNEVLEINVPVVNIGTFGKDGHMITERVHMKYTFENVPNMTYSTICELLK
- a CDS encoding glycosyl hydrolase family 18 protein; translated protein: MSGKWLVRGILICMIIGVILGGIDFFEEMKIKKVVIDGKLIKEEFILENDNIYVNFDFLKVHLDREMRMNEKRTRAYFKPTYSFKNEEIQSLIYESGVELNVHTLNRDDKNYVPLLDVQKLIGIKVVHDRNKVYINQYDKNEQKKERKKEISKGKITLSWEYVGKKNPNIENEDKIEGLQIVSPTWFNIVNTQGIVVNSGDYKYMKDAKEKGYNIWGLVTNSFNPRLTRAILNDEQVQDKVIAQLILFSEMYDLDGINIDFENIFYEDSGKLTSFVERLRHYTEKGGLILSMDVTVPGGSKQWSLVYNRKELSKHLDYFMLMAYDEHWASSPNSGSVASIGWVERGIKRSLKVIPKEKLVLGIPFYMRVWTEEKLGKKIKISSKAITMSKLENIVDSRELEPVWSEDVAQYYTEYVEGNKTYKIWIEDKKSIEEKVNLAEKYDIAGICAWRKGFEKNEVWEVFEEYLKNN